One window of Botrimarina mediterranea genomic DNA carries:
- a CDS encoding alpha-L-arabinofuranosidase C-terminal domain-containing protein has product MKPSLLLLGAVIAGCSSLAAAAEPTTLSVRGPGKPISSDLFGVFFEDINYAADGGLYAELIQNRSFDYSPIERTDWNALSFWEVVRRDGGEGNVALDLARPLHPNNPHYAVLEVGRVGGGVGLANAGFDGVPVEAAKTYRVSFFAMPLYLDHRWGGRQANDQTPPHRLIARLESKDGKPLGETTFEVTGSKWRRVTGQIEATDTDPDARFVLLSETQGGIALDVISLFPSDTFKGRVNGLRRDLAESIAGLHPRFVRFPGGCLVHGNGLPNMYRWKDTVGPIEQRRAQPNIWGYHQSVGLGYFEYFQFCEDIGAKPAPIVPAAVSCQNSAHTGGAGQDGLPMEEMPAYIQEIVDLVEWANGPPTSRWGAVRAAAGHPEPFGLEYLGVGNEDHITPEFEERFEMIDEALRERCPEITVIGTVGPFPDGTDWEEGWRIANRLRVPIVDEHYYRPPGWFLENAGRYDAFDRSRSKVYVGEYAAHDRDRQSTLRSALAEAAYMTQLERNGDVVVMASYAPLLAKNGHTQWRPDLVYFDNQAVYPTINYYVQKLFGANAGDKLLELDLTGETGLFTSAVLDSATGEVILKIVNPESDSRALRLDLTALPSPAKRAKVWTLVGDPDATNPTSAQEASPPVLEPKEATMAIADAAHLTAPAHSLTVLRFASEEP; this is encoded by the coding sequence ATGAAGCCCTCTTTGTTGTTGCTCGGCGCGGTCATCGCCGGATGTTCGAGCCTGGCGGCGGCCGCCGAGCCGACGACGCTCTCCGTCCGCGGGCCCGGCAAGCCAATCAGCTCGGACCTGTTCGGCGTCTTCTTCGAGGACATCAACTACGCCGCCGACGGCGGGCTCTACGCTGAGCTGATCCAGAACCGTTCGTTCGACTACAGCCCCATCGAAAGGACCGATTGGAACGCGTTGAGCTTCTGGGAAGTCGTCCGTCGCGATGGCGGCGAGGGGAACGTCGCGCTCGACCTCGCGCGCCCGCTGCACCCCAACAACCCGCACTACGCCGTGCTCGAAGTGGGCCGCGTCGGCGGGGGCGTCGGGCTTGCGAACGCGGGGTTCGACGGCGTCCCCGTCGAGGCCGCGAAAACCTACCGCGTATCGTTCTTCGCGATGCCGTTGTATCTCGACCACCGCTGGGGCGGTCGCCAAGCCAACGACCAGACGCCCCCGCACCGACTCATCGCGCGGCTCGAATCGAAAGACGGCAAGCCGCTCGGTGAGACGACGTTTGAAGTCACCGGCTCGAAGTGGCGGCGCGTCACGGGCCAGATCGAGGCGACCGACACCGACCCCGACGCCCGCTTCGTCCTCCTCAGTGAGACGCAGGGCGGGATCGCGCTGGACGTGATCTCGCTTTTCCCCTCCGACACCTTCAAGGGACGTGTGAACGGCTTGCGTCGCGACTTGGCAGAATCGATCGCCGGCCTCCACCCTCGCTTCGTCCGCTTCCCAGGCGGCTGCCTCGTCCACGGCAACGGTCTGCCCAACATGTATCGATGGAAGGACACCGTCGGGCCGATCGAGCAGCGTCGCGCGCAGCCGAATATCTGGGGCTACCACCAGTCGGTAGGCCTCGGATACTTCGAGTACTTCCAGTTCTGCGAAGACATCGGCGCCAAGCCGGCGCCGATCGTGCCCGCGGCCGTCAGCTGCCAGAACTCGGCGCACACGGGCGGCGCCGGTCAGGACGGTCTGCCGATGGAAGAGATGCCCGCCTACATCCAGGAGATCGTCGATCTGGTGGAGTGGGCGAACGGCCCACCCACCAGCCGCTGGGGCGCCGTTCGCGCCGCCGCCGGCCACCCCGAGCCCTTTGGGCTGGAGTACCTCGGCGTCGGCAACGAGGACCACATCACGCCGGAGTTCGAAGAACGCTTCGAAATGATCGACGAGGCGCTGCGCGAGCGCTGCCCCGAGATCACGGTGATCGGCACCGTCGGTCCCTTCCCCGACGGAACCGACTGGGAGGAGGGTTGGCGGATCGCCAATCGGCTGCGTGTGCCGATCGTTGACGAGCACTACTACCGGCCGCCCGGGTGGTTCCTTGAGAACGCCGGGCGTTACGACGCGTTCGACCGATCGCGCTCGAAGGTTTATGTCGGCGAGTACGCCGCCCATGACCGCGACCGCCAGTCCACGCTGCGCTCGGCGCTCGCGGAGGCGGCGTACATGACGCAGCTCGAACGCAACGGCGACGTGGTCGTGATGGCGTCGTACGCCCCGCTGCTGGCGAAGAACGGCCACACCCAATGGCGGCCCGACCTCGTCTACTTCGACAACCAGGCCGTCTACCCGACGATCAACTACTACGTGCAGAAGCTCTTCGGCGCCAACGCCGGCGACAAGCTGCTTGAGCTCGATCTGACTGGCGAAACGGGCCTGTTCACTTCGGCCGTGCTCGACAGCGCTACGGGCGAAGTCATCCTGAAGATCGTGAACCCTGAAAGCGATTCGAGGGCGTTGCGACTCGATCTCACCGCTCTCCCCTCCCCGGCCAAGCGGGCGAAGGTCTGGACCCTCGTCGGCGACCCCGACGCAACGAACCCCACCTCGGCTCAGGAAGCGAGTCCACCGGTCCTCGAGCCTAAGGAAGCGACGATGGCGATCGCAGACGCCGCCCATTTGACCGCGCCGGCCCACTCGCTCACCGTGCTGCGGTTCGCCAGCGAAGAGCCCTAG
- a CDS encoding sulfite exporter TauE/SafE family protein: MPNEVIKPARVWPFLLWLAAFYTVWLVLVSTGGRWEVVKEHWPIALAMGFGSYVAGSTPMGGGTVGFPVLVLLFDFPSSLGRNFALAIQSIGMVSATIYLLSARRPLDWGVLWPALRGMIVGVPLGAAVVAPALPDLWVKLAFAVIWASFGVMHLVKMRAIVAAKSDPDLPKPYERPVGYAVGLLGGVAAAVTGVGIDMILYAVLVLLYRSDLKTAVPTSVVIMAAASLLGIVTNAALAQLMPSRYAIDPEVFANWLAAAPIVALGAPIGALVVNLLPRTPTLVIVSLLCVGQYAWTVIDQRVTGAPLVISFVAVLAIEAVFRKLYLWGGSWSAAAPS, encoded by the coding sequence ATGCCCAACGAAGTCATCAAGCCCGCCCGCGTCTGGCCGTTCCTCCTTTGGCTAGCCGCCTTCTACACGGTTTGGCTGGTGCTGGTCTCAACGGGCGGGCGCTGGGAGGTGGTTAAAGAGCACTGGCCGATAGCGCTGGCGATGGGGTTCGGCTCGTACGTCGCCGGCTCGACGCCGATGGGGGGCGGCACGGTTGGCTTCCCGGTGCTGGTGCTGCTGTTCGATTTCCCTAGTTCACTGGGCCGGAACTTTGCGCTGGCGATCCAATCGATCGGCATGGTGTCGGCGACGATCTACCTGCTGTCGGCGCGGCGGCCGCTCGACTGGGGCGTCCTCTGGCCCGCGCTCCGCGGGATGATTGTTGGCGTGCCGCTCGGCGCGGCGGTGGTGGCGCCGGCGCTCCCCGACCTGTGGGTGAAGCTCGCTTTCGCGGTGATCTGGGCGAGCTTCGGAGTCATGCACCTCGTGAAGATGCGCGCGATCGTCGCCGCCAAGAGCGACCCCGACCTGCCCAAGCCCTACGAGCGGCCGGTAGGCTACGCCGTTGGGCTGCTCGGCGGCGTCGCTGCGGCCGTGACGGGGGTCGGCATCGACATGATACTTTACGCCGTGCTGGTGCTCCTCTACCGCAGCGACCTCAAGACCGCGGTGCCAACCTCGGTGGTGATCATGGCGGCGGCGTCGCTGCTCGGGATCGTGACCAACGCGGCCCTCGCCCAGCTGATGCCGAGCCGCTACGCGATCGACCCCGAGGTGTTCGCCAACTGGCTCGCCGCGGCGCCGATCGTGGCCCTCGGGGCGCCGATCGGGGCGCTGGTGGTCAACTTGCTTCCGCGGACCCCGACGCTGGTGATCGTCTCGCTGCTCTGCGTCGGGCAGTACGCCTGGACGGTGATTGACCAGCGGGTCACCGGGGCGCCGCTGGTGATTTCGTTCGTCGCGGTGCTGGCAATCGAGGCGGTCTTCCGCAAGCTGTACCTGTGGGGTGGCAGCTGGTCCGCCGCGGCGCCGAGTTGA
- a CDS encoding DUF1501 domain-containing protein, translating to MSINPYDLSMQRRTFLGQSALGLGALALSNLLGRSALGSTAPTDPLLATKGALPVLHHAARAKRVIFLCMAGGPSHLELFDEKPELAKLDGQAMPESYTAGQPIAQLQGKELLCWGPRAKFDSYGQSGQRIGHFLPSMAQHADDMCIVRSMVTEQINHDPAHTFMNTGTSISGRPSMGAWINYGLGSEADDLPGFVVMTSRSGRYPQPVSSRQWHSGFLPSKHQGVTFHSTGEPVHYVSNPPGVDTQRQQDVVETLGALNRLHNAEADDPEIAARVSQYELAFRMQASVPTLTNISDEPQHVLDAYGVSGADGSFAYNCLLARRLAERGVRFVQLYHRGWDHHDNLDGFMKQSCESVDKPTSALLSDLKERGMLEDTLVVWGGEFGRTPMAQKKAANSKLGRDHHIKGFSMALFGGGVKGGVTYGATDELGYNAIENVVHVHDLHATMLHLLGVDHKRLTYRYQGRDFRLTDVAGHVVKDILV from the coding sequence ATGTCGATCAATCCATACGACCTCTCGATGCAACGCCGCACGTTCCTCGGCCAATCGGCTCTGGGCTTGGGGGCGCTCGCCTTGTCGAACCTGTTGGGCCGCAGCGCCTTAGGATCGACGGCGCCGACCGACCCGCTGCTGGCGACGAAGGGCGCGTTGCCCGTGCTGCATCACGCCGCGCGCGCCAAGCGCGTCATCTTCCTCTGCATGGCGGGTGGGCCGAGTCATCTTGAGCTTTTCGACGAGAAGCCCGAGCTCGCCAAGCTCGACGGCCAAGCGATGCCCGAGAGCTACACCGCCGGTCAGCCGATCGCGCAGCTGCAAGGCAAAGAGCTGCTCTGCTGGGGCCCGCGCGCGAAGTTCGATTCGTACGGTCAATCGGGCCAGCGCATCGGCCACTTCCTGCCCTCCATGGCGCAGCACGCCGACGACATGTGCATCGTCCGGTCGATGGTCACCGAGCAGATCAATCACGACCCGGCTCACACGTTCATGAACACCGGCACCAGCATCAGCGGTCGGCCGAGCATGGGCGCCTGGATCAACTACGGACTCGGGTCCGAAGCGGACGACCTGCCGGGCTTCGTCGTGATGACCAGCCGAAGCGGCCGTTACCCGCAGCCCGTCTCGTCGCGCCAGTGGCACAGCGGCTTTCTGCCGAGCAAGCACCAGGGCGTGACGTTCCATTCGACGGGCGAGCCCGTCCACTACGTCAGCAACCCGCCCGGGGTCGATACACAGCGGCAGCAAGACGTCGTCGAAACGCTCGGCGCCCTCAACCGCCTGCACAACGCCGAGGCCGACGACCCGGAGATCGCCGCGCGCGTCTCGCAGTACGAGCTGGCGTTCCGCATGCAGGCGAGCGTCCCGACGCTCACCAACATCTCCGACGAGCCACAGCACGTCCTCGACGCCTACGGCGTCAGCGGCGCCGACGGCTCGTTCGCCTACAACTGCTTGCTCGCCCGACGCCTCGCCGAGCGGGGCGTGCGCTTTGTGCAGCTCTACCACCGCGGCTGGGACCATCACGACAACCTCGACGGCTTCATGAAGCAGTCTTGCGAGTCGGTCGACAAGCCGACCTCGGCGCTACTGTCGGACCTCAAGGAACGCGGCATGCTCGAGGACACGCTCGTCGTCTGGGGCGGCGAGTTCGGCCGCACGCCGATGGCGCAGAAGAAGGCCGCGAACTCGAAGCTCGGCCGTGACCATCACATCAAGGGCTTCTCGATGGCCCTTTTTGGCGGCGGCGTGAAGGGTGGCGTCACCTACGGCGCCACCGACGAGCTGGGCTACAACGCCATCGAGAACGTCGTCCACGTCCACGACCTGCACGCCACGATGCTGCACCTCTTGGGCGTCGATCACAAGCGGCTTACGTACCGCTACCAAGGCCGCGACTTCCGCCTCACGGACGTCGCGGGACACGTCGTGAAAGACATCCTCGTCTGA
- a CDS encoding PSD1 and planctomycete cytochrome C domain-containing protein produces the protein MRPLQTPLQAWLFAGALLITLGAAKFAIAGEPARIDFNRDIRPILSDSCFACHGPGTQEAGLRLDSFEHTTEWAVVAGDPDSSEVLARVLSDDPDYQMPPPSANRPAVTPAGAEKLRQWIAEGAEYQLHWAYLPLKRAEPTAAETDTWSRNAIDRFILAKLATQDLRPSPEADRETLARRVYLDVTGLPPTTAQLDAFLADNRPDAYERLVDSLLESPRYAERMATWWFDLVRFSDTVGYHGDQDHRIAPYRDYVLKSFHENKPYDEFTVEQLAGDLLPNPDLWQRVATGYNRLLQTSHEGGIQDDEYRAKMMADRVRNVSEVWLAASMGCAECHDHKFDPISQRDFFRMGAFFADVDHYASFVPIAENTSPAMRPPEMLAWTLPVYEQLQKIDAQIAELEKQLSGKMPSPDKTPELMKKLTEMRHQRVDLEAKFTPTLVTEAVEPHEVRLLPRGDWMDKSGEVVTPATPAVLNGPASDENSRLTRLDLARWLVSGEENPVTPRVVVNRLWRLYYGSGFTKTLIDMGSQTEPPTYPELLDWLALELVESDWDLKHVIRLMVTSSVYRQDSAPRYELQDLDPQNRLLARQSRMRLEAEQLRDTALQVSGLLKHQFGGGFAYPYQPEGYYAQLAFPERDYQASQGDDQHRRGVYTHWQRQYLHPWLLAFDAPTREECTAQRPVSNTPSAALVLLNDPSFVEASRALAARALTEPAKPATDDARLRWAWREATGRQPHRDEVAALADLLAKHRDHYAAEPQAAEELLAVGVAPRPEGVATAELAAWTSVGRTLINLSETITRD, from the coding sequence ATGCGACCTCTTCAAACGCCTCTTCAAGCTTGGCTTTTCGCCGGCGCATTGTTAATCACCCTCGGCGCCGCCAAGTTTGCCATCGCCGGGGAGCCTGCGCGGATCGACTTCAACCGCGACATCCGGCCGATCTTGTCGGACAGCTGCTTCGCCTGCCACGGTCCCGGCACGCAAGAAGCGGGGCTGCGGCTCGACAGCTTCGAGCACACCACCGAGTGGGCCGTCGTCGCGGGCGATCCCGATTCGAGCGAGGTCCTCGCCCGGGTCTTGTCGGACGACCCCGACTACCAGATGCCGCCCCCCTCGGCGAACCGCCCGGCCGTCACCCCGGCGGGCGCCGAGAAGCTGCGGCAATGGATCGCTGAAGGCGCGGAGTACCAATTGCATTGGGCCTACCTGCCGCTGAAGCGAGCCGAGCCGACCGCGGCTGAGACCGATACTTGGTCCCGAAACGCGATCGATCGCTTCATTCTCGCCAAGCTCGCCACGCAAGACCTACGGCCTTCACCCGAAGCCGATCGCGAAACGCTCGCCCGCCGCGTCTATCTCGATGTGACGGGACTGCCGCCGACAACGGCTCAGCTCGATGCGTTCTTGGCCGACAACCGCCCCGACGCGTACGAGCGCCTCGTCGATTCGCTGCTCGAGTCGCCGCGATACGCCGAGCGGATGGCGACGTGGTGGTTCGACCTCGTGCGTTTCTCCGACACCGTCGGCTACCACGGCGACCAGGACCACCGCATCGCGCCGTACCGCGATTACGTCCTCAAGTCGTTCCATGAGAACAAGCCGTACGACGAGTTCACCGTCGAGCAACTCGCCGGCGACCTCTTGCCGAACCCCGATCTCTGGCAGCGTGTCGCCACGGGCTACAACCGTCTCCTGCAAACCTCCCACGAGGGCGGCATCCAAGACGACGAGTACCGCGCCAAGATGATGGCCGACCGGGTGCGGAACGTCTCAGAGGTGTGGCTCGCCGCGAGCATGGGCTGCGCCGAGTGTCACGATCACAAGTTCGACCCGATCAGCCAACGCGACTTCTTTCGCATGGGGGCGTTCTTCGCCGACGTCGATCACTACGCGTCGTTCGTGCCGATCGCCGAGAATACGTCCCCCGCGATGCGTCCGCCGGAGATGCTGGCGTGGACGCTGCCCGTCTACGAGCAATTGCAGAAGATCGACGCCCAGATCGCCGAGCTCGAAAAGCAACTCTCGGGCAAGATGCCCTCGCCCGACAAGACACCCGAGCTGATGAAGAAGCTCACCGAGATGCGCCATCAACGCGTCGATCTCGAGGCGAAGTTCACGCCGACACTCGTCACGGAAGCCGTCGAACCCCACGAGGTCCGCCTCTTGCCACGCGGTGACTGGATGGACAAGTCGGGGGAGGTGGTAACGCCGGCGACACCCGCCGTGCTGAATGGGCCGGCCAGCGACGAGAACAGTCGGCTAACGCGCCTCGACCTCGCCCGCTGGCTCGTGTCGGGCGAAGAGAACCCGGTGACGCCGCGTGTCGTCGTCAATCGCTTATGGCGGCTTTACTACGGTTCGGGCTTTACCAAGACGTTGATCGACATGGGCTCGCAGACCGAGCCGCCAACCTATCCCGAGTTACTCGATTGGCTCGCGCTCGAACTCGTCGAGAGCGACTGGGACCTCAAGCACGTCATCCGCTTGATGGTTACTTCCAGCGTCTACCGCCAGGACTCGGCGCCGCGATACGAGTTGCAAGACCTCGACCCACAGAACCGCCTGCTCGCCCGGCAATCGCGGATGCGCCTCGAAGCCGAGCAGCTCCGTGACACGGCCCTGCAAGTCAGCGGCCTGTTGAAGCACCAGTTCGGCGGAGGATTCGCCTATCCCTATCAACCGGAAGGCTACTACGCCCAGCTGGCGTTCCCCGAGCGGGATTACCAAGCCTCGCAGGGCGACGACCAACACCGCCGTGGCGTCTACACGCACTGGCAGCGGCAGTACCTGCACCCGTGGCTGTTGGCGTTCGACGCCCCGACGCGCGAAGAGTGCACCGCCCAGCGCCCTGTGTCGAACACCCCCAGCGCCGCCCTGGTGCTGCTCAACGACCCCTCGTTCGTCGAAGCGTCGCGCGCCTTGGCGGCTCGCGCGCTGACCGAACCGGCCAAGCCGGCGACCGACGACGCGCGGCTCCGTTGGGCGTGGCGCGAGGCGACCGGGCGCCAGCCGCACCGTGACGAAGTGGCGGCGCTCGCCGACCTGCTAGCGAAGCACCGCGACCATTACGCCGCCGAGCCACAAGCGGCCGAGGAGCTGCTCGCGGTCGGCGTGGCGCCGCGGCCCGAGGGCGTCGCCACCGCGGAACTCGCCGCCTGGACCTCGGTCGGACGGACCCTCATCAACCTCAGCGAAACGATCACCCGCGACTAA
- a CDS encoding autotransporter-associated beta strand repeat-containing protein — translation MARWGFLVTAATTLVCLTNGETLAQIDYTNWNPALTGSQEWQIDGNWSPATFPNDPGRVDTVPEVIENVTGANVSVPLGADLNLSVGTSDVTVAALKLGGTAGPVTTTISAGAGGRLVMENNEDNYVVPTTPGEPDDITPSYNNSNALIISGGVAGSTNVITAPILIRDVLEVGSYGDDLMTNDLTISGPIQFTNTDRTTVLSMRAPGRTLTVTGDHTIDDLFTSTEGANPVDFAFNQSTSSTGTLLLQGNFSGTGSMQVGPRTGGGSSYVVISGDNGDLNGGISIGRGTYLLASDTALGSETTGNFKQNNQTNTLGVNLISDSDSRIVSAPVQLSQWVTIKGENSLTFTGDVANTNSRGFINLLPAGKTLTLSGTQAADDQSPADTNPIPGGDTIYTFDGSGKTVVTGLMKDHLSDDLPENANAERSFGFRGTGAVYLQGSIQDTPQISTYRGFTYVQGANVHFATGADLGASQKIKSTGGAVGLDNGTATGPDSSILLGKLNNRAQRALPPEGDVVRTDDYATGGLMLTASESGVNLNFTAGNLVNAADMSVAAPEQGMSYTGTVTPANNTYRFGGGSGVITLPNANQLTGANSLVVMNGHDFGDRQGLGGVRITANNNYTGATRIQGRSMTTNQDAAAVDAGVAGSQFNGTTLTVTSLANGGAASSIGSSSNAASNLHIQGGTLRYEGAAASTDRLFTIGTRGATLDASGSGALVFNNTGALTIDTAEARDGVINGFAFSFQAGITPSSQSVAYGIADTSDLVPGMQIAHQHLTESGSDDDEVITITAIQSPTRVQFSDPVNLFAGSSTPSQFTFIDVERTFTLTGSSTANNTLRPVIADSPTAAVNVAKTGSGKWILDAANTYTGDTMVEEGTLSITNAYLADTADVMIDSGAIFDLSFVGSDTIGALFLDGASQAIGTYGSLASSAMFKSSYFAGTGILNVTELVLTAIPGDYNNDGIVNAADYTVYRDNVGQPDGTLINDLVGGVVGAAQYTQWAENYGATEPPPAEASSLSVPEPTALVLAGIAAVGFLSRRKAA, via the coding sequence ATGGCTCGTTGGGGATTTCTCGTCACGGCTGCGACGACGCTTGTTTGCTTGACGAATGGCGAAACGCTCGCGCAGATCGATTACACCAACTGGAACCCCGCGTTGACCGGCTCTCAGGAGTGGCAGATCGACGGCAACTGGAGCCCCGCGACGTTCCCCAACGATCCCGGTCGTGTCGATACCGTTCCAGAGGTGATTGAGAACGTCACCGGCGCCAACGTCTCGGTTCCGCTGGGCGCCGACCTCAACCTCAGCGTTGGCACGAGCGACGTCACGGTGGCTGCGCTCAAACTTGGCGGCACGGCGGGCCCAGTGACGACGACGATCTCCGCCGGAGCCGGTGGTCGGCTCGTGATGGAGAACAACGAGGACAACTACGTCGTCCCCACGACCCCCGGCGAACCCGACGACATCACCCCCTCCTACAACAACAGCAACGCGTTGATCATCAGCGGCGGAGTCGCCGGCTCGACCAACGTCATCACGGCGCCAATCCTGATCCGTGACGTGCTGGAGGTCGGCTCCTACGGGGACGACCTCATGACCAACGACCTGACCATCAGTGGGCCGATCCAATTCACCAACACGGATCGTACGACCGTGCTGAGTATGAGAGCGCCTGGACGGACGTTGACGGTTACAGGCGATCATACGATTGACGACCTCTTCACATCGACAGAGGGCGCCAATCCGGTCGACTTTGCCTTTAATCAGAGCACCTCGTCCACAGGTACATTGCTACTCCAGGGCAACTTTTCTGGCACGGGCAGCATGCAGGTGGGCCCCCGGACGGGTGGCGGTTCCAGCTATGTTGTCATCAGCGGCGACAACGGCGACCTGAATGGCGGGATCAGCATCGGGCGGGGCACGTATCTGCTTGCCAGCGACACCGCCCTCGGGTCCGAAACGACCGGCAACTTCAAGCAGAACAATCAAACGAACACGCTCGGTGTGAACCTGATCTCCGACAGCGACAGCCGCATCGTTAGCGCGCCGGTTCAACTGTCACAGTGGGTGACGATTAAGGGCGAGAACAGCCTGACCTTCACTGGCGACGTTGCGAATACCAACTCGCGCGGTTTCATCAACCTGCTACCCGCGGGCAAGACCCTGACGCTATCGGGCACCCAAGCGGCCGACGACCAGAGTCCGGCCGACACCAATCCCATCCCGGGCGGCGACACCATCTATACGTTCGATGGCTCGGGGAAGACCGTGGTCACGGGCCTGATGAAGGACCATCTGTCTGACGACCTTCCCGAGAACGCCAACGCCGAGCGTTCGTTCGGCTTCCGCGGCACCGGCGCCGTTTACCTGCAAGGGAGCATCCAGGACACGCCGCAGATCAGCACCTACCGTGGCTTCACCTACGTGCAAGGGGCGAATGTCCACTTCGCGACGGGCGCCGACTTGGGCGCATCGCAGAAAATTAAATCGACCGGGGGCGCCGTGGGACTCGACAACGGCACGGCCACCGGTCCCGATAGTTCCATTCTCTTGGGCAAACTCAATAACCGAGCCCAACGGGCCCTGCCCCCGGAAGGCGACGTGGTTCGCACGGATGACTATGCAACCGGCGGTCTGATGCTCACGGCGTCAGAGTCGGGAGTGAACCTCAATTTCACTGCCGGCAATCTTGTCAACGCCGCCGATATGTCGGTCGCTGCTCCAGAGCAGGGAATGTCGTACACTGGCACGGTAACGCCGGCAAACAACACCTACCGCTTCGGCGGCGGGTCGGGTGTCATTACCCTTCCGAACGCGAATCAGCTTACCGGCGCCAACTCGCTGGTCGTCATGAATGGTCATGACTTCGGTGATCGGCAAGGACTGGGCGGCGTTCGCATTACCGCCAACAACAACTACACCGGCGCCACACGCATTCAAGGGCGCTCGATGACGACCAACCAAGACGCCGCCGCTGTGGACGCAGGCGTCGCCGGCAGCCAGTTCAATGGCACCACGCTGACGGTCACTTCGCTCGCCAACGGCGGCGCCGCCAGCAGCATCGGTTCGTCGAGCAATGCAGCAAGCAATCTACACATTCAGGGCGGCACCCTCCGATACGAGGGCGCCGCGGCGAGCACCGATCGACTTTTCACGATTGGTACTCGGGGGGCGACGCTCGACGCCTCGGGCTCGGGCGCGTTGGTCTTCAACAACACCGGCGCCCTGACGATCGACACCGCCGAAGCCCGCGATGGCGTCATCAATGGCTTCGCCTTCTCCTTCCAAGCCGGCATTACGCCGTCGAGCCAATCGGTCGCGTACGGGATTGCAGACACCAGCGACTTGGTGCCCGGGATGCAGATCGCCCATCAGCACTTGACGGAAAGCGGTTCGGATGACGACGAGGTGATCACGATTACCGCGATTCAGAGCCCAACTCGCGTTCAGTTCAGCGACCCCGTCAACCTTTTTGCCGGCTCGTCGACGCCTTCGCAGTTCACGTTCATCGACGTCGAGCGTACCTTCACTCTCACTGGCAGCAGCACCGCGAATAACACTCTGCGTCCGGTTATTGCCGATTCTCCGACTGCGGCCGTCAACGTTGCCAAGACCGGCTCGGGCAAGTGGATCCTGGATGCGGCCAATACTTACACGGGCGACACGATGGTCGAAGAGGGCACCCTGAGCATCACGAATGCGTATCTTGCGGATACGGCTGACGTGATGATCGACAGCGGCGCGATCTTCGACCTGAGCTTCGTCGGTTCCGATACGATCGGCGCACTGTTCCTCGACGGGGCCTCGCAGGCGATCGGCACCTATGGCTCGCTCGCCTCGTCGGCCATGTTCAAGAGCTCGTACTTCGCCGGCACGGGCATTCTTAATGTCACCGAGCTGGTCCTTACCGCCATCCCGGGCGATTACAACAACGATGGCATTGTGAACGCGGCGGATTACACGGTGTACCGCGACAATGTCGGCCAGCCCGATGGAACGCTCATCAACGACCTGGTCGGTGGCGTCGTCGGGGCGGCTCAGTACACGCAGTGGGCGGAGAACTACGGCGCCACCGAGCCGCCGCCCGCCGAAGCTTCGTCGCTCAGTGTTCCGGAGCCGACTGCCCTCGTGCTAGCCGGCATCGCAGCCGTCGGCTTCCTTTCGCGTCGGAAGGCGGCATGA
- a CDS encoding DUF3826 domain-containing protein: MAFSRSLLLAAIGMGTAMGSGVAVAQTNDAYRKTVTQRAERIVAALDISDSGQRDRVVGLIADQYVDLSDAHAARDAALEEEGSDAQAIRDASHRVVVEHHRKFIATLSAELTPQQVDGVKNGMTYGVVPITYEGYLRLVPNLSDEQKRMILANLLEAREYAMDAGSSDEKHGWFGKYKGRINNRLSAAGIDLKQAERDLPKRRAAEQAK; the protein is encoded by the coding sequence ATGGCTTTCAGCCGATCGCTGCTTCTTGCCGCGATCGGCATGGGGACGGCGATGGGTAGCGGCGTTGCCGTCGCACAGACCAACGACGCCTATCGAAAGACCGTCACGCAACGCGCCGAGCGGATCGTCGCAGCACTCGATATCTCCGACAGCGGGCAGCGTGATCGCGTTGTCGGTTTGATCGCCGACCAATACGTTGACTTAAGCGACGCGCACGCCGCTCGTGACGCCGCCCTAGAAGAGGAGGGCTCAGACGCTCAGGCGATCCGGGACGCGTCGCACCGCGTTGTTGTCGAACACCATCGCAAGTTCATTGCAACTCTCTCGGCAGAGCTGACGCCGCAGCAAGTGGATGGCGTGAAGAACGGCATGACCTACGGTGTGGTTCCGATAACCTACGAGGGGTATCTGCGGCTTGTGCCAAACCTTAGCGACGAGCAGAAGCGAATGATCCTCGCTAACTTGTTGGAAGCACGCGAATATGCGATGGACGCGGGCTCGTCTGACGAGAAGCACGGCTGGTTTGGCAAGTACAAAGGCCGGATCAACAACCGCCTGTCCGCCGCCGGCATCGATCTTAAGCAGGCCGAACGCGATCTGCCCAAGCGTCGGGCGGCCGAACAAGCGAAGTAA